One Telluria mixta DNA window includes the following coding sequences:
- a CDS encoding alpha-L-fucosidase produces the protein MNKFIPAHGRRRRALAGLLLAAAACALPGLAPAQTPAADGDAAARIAWWRQARFGMFIHWGLYAIPGRGEWAQFMEQTPVKDYAKLADQFKPRQFDPDGWAQLAKSAGMKYMVFTSRHHDGFAMFDDGDNPFSSTKTAARRDFVADYVKAARKAGMGVGLYYSPLDWRYPGYFFPDLYRDSAEDMRAQYHRQMEKLLSNYGKLDVLWFDGGETDWLSFGGDWSAAQWTKRAPGKHYGGGFDWQHDKVHTMLRRLQPNILVNGRADMKEDFHSREGDGALGDFDNQHPWELCTTIAGAWGYQPNMQPKPLKHYIQLLANVAGRDGNLLLNVGPDPDGRIDPAQAERLREIGAWLGKHGDSIYDTRGGPFLPGSWGASTHRGNTVYLHVLNWTGDKLTLPAIPARVVRASVQGGGAAKVEQSARGIEIAVPAAARNDMDTVVALQLDSPAAALTPVR, from the coding sequence GTGAACAAATTCATCCCAGCGCACGGCCGCCGCCGTCGCGCCCTGGCCGGCCTGTTGCTGGCCGCCGCCGCATGCGCACTGCCGGGCCTGGCGCCCGCCCAGACCCCGGCCGCCGACGGCGACGCGGCCGCACGCATCGCCTGGTGGCGCCAGGCCCGCTTCGGCATGTTCATCCACTGGGGCCTGTACGCCATTCCCGGCCGCGGCGAGTGGGCGCAGTTCATGGAACAGACCCCGGTGAAGGACTACGCGAAACTGGCCGACCAGTTCAAGCCGCGCCAGTTCGACCCCGACGGATGGGCACAACTGGCGAAGTCGGCGGGCATGAAATACATGGTGTTCACGTCGCGCCACCACGACGGCTTTGCCATGTTCGACGACGGCGACAATCCATTCTCGAGCACGAAGACGGCCGCGCGGCGCGATTTCGTCGCCGACTACGTGAAGGCCGCGCGCAAGGCCGGCATGGGCGTGGGGCTGTATTACTCGCCGCTGGACTGGCGCTATCCGGGTTACTTCTTCCCCGACCTGTACCGGGACAGCGCGGAAGACATGCGCGCCCAGTACCACCGCCAGATGGAAAAACTGCTGTCCAACTACGGCAAGCTCGACGTGCTGTGGTTCGACGGCGGCGAGACCGACTGGCTGAGCTTCGGCGGGGACTGGTCCGCCGCGCAGTGGACGAAGCGGGCGCCCGGCAAGCATTACGGGGGCGGTTTCGACTGGCAGCACGACAAGGTGCACACGATGCTGCGCCGCCTGCAGCCGAACATCCTCGTCAACGGCCGCGCCGACATGAAAGAGGATTTCCATTCGCGCGAAGGCGACGGCGCGCTGGGCGACTTCGACAACCAGCATCCGTGGGAACTGTGCACGACCATCGCGGGCGCCTGGGGCTACCAGCCCAACATGCAGCCGAAACCGCTGAAGCACTACATCCAGCTGCTGGCGAACGTGGCGGGCCGCGACGGCAACCTGCTGCTCAACGTGGGGCCCGATCCCGACGGCCGCATCGACCCGGCGCAGGCCGAGCGGCTGCGCGAGATCGGCGCATGGCTCGGCAAGCATGGCGACAGCATCTACGACACCCGCGGCGGCCCGTTCCTGCCGGGGAGCTGGGGCGCATCGACGCACCGCGGCAACACGGTCTACCTGCACGTGCTGAACTGGACGGGCGACAAGCTCACGCTGCCCGCGATTCCCGCGCGCGTGGTGCGCGCGTCCGTGCAGGGCGGCGGCGCGGCGAAGGTCGAGCAATCCGCGCGCGGCATCGAGATCGCCGTGCCGGCCGCCGCGCGCAACGACATGGACACCGTGGTGGCGCTGCAACTGGATTCGCCGGCCGCGGCGCTCACGCCCGTGCGCTGA
- a CDS encoding TonB-dependent receptor plug domain-containing protein produces MSSSTVFPSAAVCVAALLAAPAAMAVVPAQNEEIAELSLEELANIQVTSVSKRSESLSDAAASIFVITGNDIRRAGAASLPEALRLAPNLQVARVDARNYAVTARGFSSPFENKLLVLVDGRTVYSPLFSGVFWDVQDVVLDDVERIEVISGPGATLWGANAVNGVINIITKSSAASQGALLTTTLGKDARDGAVRYGGRLGGDGHYRAYAKHAENDDTHTAAGATSQTGWHRDQAGFRTDWGSTTQGLTVQGDVYDAQLRQAGTPNIKVAGANLLGRVARTFADGSSATVQLYWDHTERDQPNAFHERLDTFDLQLQHAVRLNGNHHVVWGGGYRLGHDRVENGPAFGFLPGTLNLRWANVFAQDEIALRDDLRLTAGLKVEDNNYTGVEVLPTLRLAWNPRPASLVWTSLSRAVRAPSRIDRDLYSPIHPRVVNGVPQYAVAGGPGFDSETAKVFELGYRARPTASLSYSTTLFFSRYDRLRTLEPNPSGPGSVFENLADGLTRGIEAWATWQVADAWRLSGGGVVQRIGTTLQPGSRDLSGTTGLFTSDPTHYWQLRSSYDIGTGQEVDVTLRHVGALPRPGVPAYTAVDARWGWRIRPGVELSVIAQNVFDPRHAEFGAPATRSEYERALAVRVVWTP; encoded by the coding sequence ATGTCCAGTTCCACAGTGTTCCCCAGCGCGGCCGTCTGCGTCGCCGCCCTCCTCGCCGCGCCCGCCGCCATGGCCGTCGTCCCCGCGCAGAACGAGGAGATCGCGGAACTGAGCCTCGAAGAACTGGCCAACATCCAGGTCACGTCCGTGTCGAAACGGTCGGAATCGCTGTCCGACGCCGCGGCCTCCATCTTCGTCATCACGGGCAACGACATCCGCCGCGCGGGCGCCGCCTCGCTGCCGGAAGCGCTGCGGCTCGCGCCCAACCTGCAGGTGGCGCGCGTGGATGCACGTAATTACGCGGTGACCGCGCGGGGCTTTTCCAGCCCGTTCGAAAACAAGCTGCTCGTGCTGGTCGACGGCCGCACCGTGTACTCTCCGCTGTTTTCCGGCGTGTTCTGGGACGTGCAGGACGTGGTGCTGGACGACGTCGAGCGCATCGAGGTGATCAGCGGCCCCGGCGCGACCTTGTGGGGCGCAAATGCCGTCAACGGCGTCATCAACATCATCACGAAGTCGTCCGCCGCCTCGCAGGGCGCGCTGCTGACGACGACCCTGGGCAAGGATGCGCGCGACGGCGCCGTGCGCTACGGCGGCCGGCTGGGGGGCGACGGTCACTACCGCGCCTACGCGAAGCACGCGGAGAACGACGACACGCACACGGCGGCGGGCGCCACCTCGCAGACGGGCTGGCACCGCGACCAGGCGGGGTTCCGCACGGACTGGGGCAGCACGACGCAGGGACTCACGGTCCAGGGCGACGTCTACGACGCGCAGTTGCGGCAAGCCGGCACGCCGAACATCAAGGTCGCCGGCGCGAACCTGCTGGGGCGCGTGGCGCGCACGTTCGCGGACGGCTCGTCGGCCACCGTCCAGCTGTACTGGGACCACACGGAGCGCGACCAGCCGAACGCCTTCCACGAACGCCTCGACACGTTCGACCTGCAACTGCAGCACGCCGTGCGCCTGAACGGCAACCACCATGTCGTGTGGGGCGGCGGCTACCGCCTGGGCCACGACCGCGTCGAGAACGGCCCCGCGTTCGGCTTCCTGCCCGGGACGCTGAACCTGCGCTGGGCCAATGTGTTCGCGCAGGACGAGATCGCGCTGCGCGACGACCTGCGCCTGACGGCCGGCCTGAAGGTCGAGGACAACAATTACACGGGCGTCGAAGTGCTGCCGACGCTGCGCCTCGCGTGGAACCCGCGTCCGGCAAGCCTCGTGTGGACGTCGCTGTCGCGCGCCGTGCGGGCCCCGTCGCGCATCGACCGCGATTTGTACAGCCCAATCCACCCGCGCGTCGTAAACGGTGTGCCGCAATACGCCGTGGCGGGCGGCCCCGGATTCGATTCCGAAACGGCGAAGGTGTTCGAACTGGGCTACCGCGCCCGGCCCACCGCGTCCCTGTCGTATTCGACGACCCTGTTCTTCAGCCGCTACGACAGGCTGCGCACGCTGGAGCCGAATCCGTCCGGCCCCGGTTCCGTGTTCGAGAACCTGGCCGACGGCCTCACGCGCGGCATCGAGGCGTGGGCCACTTGGCAGGTGGCCGATGCGTGGCGTTTGTCCGGCGGCGGCGTCGTGCAGCGCATCGGCACGACCCTGCAGCCGGGCAGCCGCGACCTGTCGGGGACGACGGGCCTGTTCACGAGCGACCCGACGCATTACTGGCAGCTGCGCTCCTCGTACGACATCGGTACCGGCCAGGAAGTCGACGTCACGCTGCGCCACGTGGGCGCGCTGCCGCGCCCCGGCGTGCCCGCGTACACGGCCGTCGATGCGCGCTGGGGCTGGCGCATCCGGCCGGGCGTGGAACTGTCCGTCATCGCCCAGAACGTTTTCGACCCGCGCCACGCGGAATTCGGAGCACCGGCCACGCGCAGCGAGTACGAGCGCGCGCTCGCCGTGCGGGTCGTGTGGACACCGTGA
- a CDS encoding TonB-dependent receptor domain-containing protein has protein sequence MTIGRPRWDQIQGGASYGTVAYSTGTNVTRGNLGLPYNVSTIVNQNKSSLKGAEVNWQHMFDNGFGFRANYTYVKSDLTYNNAGVGPQFALIGLSNSANLVGIYEDNKLSVRLAYNWRGQFLSTVAENNRANPGYVEPYGQVDLSVGYNVNENLSLSLEAINLTDEHQRQHGRTDMQVLSVTTGGPRYMLGARYKF, from the coding sequence GTGACGATCGGCCGGCCGCGCTGGGACCAGATCCAGGGCGGCGCGTCGTACGGTACGGTCGCGTATTCGACCGGCACCAACGTCACCCGCGGCAATCTGGGCCTGCCGTACAATGTCTCGACGATCGTCAACCAGAACAAGTCGTCGCTGAAGGGGGCGGAGGTCAACTGGCAGCACATGTTCGACAATGGCTTCGGCTTCCGGGCGAACTACACGTACGTAAAGTCCGACCTCACGTACAACAACGCGGGCGTGGGGCCGCAGTTCGCGCTGATCGGCCTGTCGAACTCCGCCAACCTGGTCGGCATCTACGAAGACAACAAGCTGTCCGTCCGCCTCGCGTACAACTGGCGCGGGCAGTTCCTGTCGACCGTGGCGGAAAACAACCGCGCCAACCCGGGCTACGTGGAGCCGTACGGGCAGGTCGACCTGTCGGTCGGCTACAACGTGAACGAGAACCTGAGCCTGTCGCTGGAGGCGATCAACCTGACCGATGAGCATCAGCGCCAGCACGGCCGCACCGACATGCAGGTGCTGTCGGTCACGACGGGCGGTCCGCGCTACATGCTGGGGGCCCGCTACAAGTTCTGA
- a CDS encoding NAD-dependent succinate-semialdehyde dehydrogenase has translation MTTSSYPDTRLLIANEWVDATGGKTIPVVNPATGQAIGTVAHAAIADLDRALAAAQQGFEKWRFVPAAERAATMRRAANLLRERAGDIARLLTQEQGKPLAEAKMEALAGAEIIDWFAAEGMRVYGRIVPARNPQAQQLVLKEPVGPVAAFTPWNFPINQVVRKLAAALATGCSFLCKAPEETPASPAALFQCFVDAGVPAGVVGLVFGDPAEISGYLIPHPVIRKVTFTGSTPVGKQLAALAGAHMKRVTMELGGHAPVIVAEDADVTLAVKAAGAAKFRNAGQVCISPTRFLVHNAIKDEFTRAFVAHAEGLKLGDGLAEGTTLGPLANARRVTAMAKMVEDAQAKGAIVATGGKRVGDAGNFFAPTILADVPLEASIFNDEPFGPVAGIRGFDSLEDAIAEANRLPYGLAGYAFTRSIKNAHLLMNRVEVGMLWINQPATPSAELPFGGVKDSGYGSEGGPEALEAYLNTKAISMVGV, from the coding sequence ATGACCACCTCCAGCTATCCCGACACCCGCCTCCTCATCGCCAACGAATGGGTCGACGCCACCGGCGGCAAGACGATTCCGGTCGTGAACCCGGCCACGGGCCAGGCGATCGGCACCGTCGCGCACGCGGCCATCGCCGACCTGGACCGCGCCCTCGCCGCCGCCCAGCAGGGCTTCGAGAAATGGCGCTTCGTGCCCGCCGCCGAGCGCGCCGCCACGATGCGCCGCGCCGCCAACCTGCTGCGCGAACGCGCCGGCGACATCGCCCGCCTGCTGACCCAGGAACAGGGCAAGCCGCTGGCCGAAGCGAAGATGGAAGCCCTGGCCGGCGCCGAGATCATCGACTGGTTCGCGGCCGAAGGCATGCGCGTGTACGGCCGCATCGTGCCGGCCCGTAACCCGCAGGCGCAGCAACTCGTGCTGAAGGAACCGGTCGGCCCCGTCGCCGCGTTCACGCCGTGGAACTTCCCGATCAACCAGGTCGTGCGCAAGCTGGCCGCCGCGCTGGCCACCGGCTGCTCGTTCCTGTGCAAGGCACCGGAAGAGACCCCGGCCTCGCCCGCCGCGCTGTTCCAGTGCTTCGTCGACGCGGGCGTGCCGGCCGGCGTCGTGGGCCTCGTGTTCGGCGATCCGGCCGAGATCTCGGGCTACCTGATCCCGCACCCGGTCATCCGCAAGGTCACGTTCACGGGTTCCACGCCGGTCGGCAAGCAGCTCGCCGCCCTGGCCGGCGCGCACATGAAGCGCGTGACGATGGAACTGGGCGGCCACGCGCCGGTGATCGTCGCCGAGGACGCGGACGTGACGCTGGCCGTCAAGGCCGCCGGCGCCGCCAAGTTCCGCAACGCGGGCCAGGTGTGCATCTCGCCGACCCGCTTCCTCGTGCACAACGCGATCAAGGACGAGTTTACGCGCGCGTTCGTCGCGCACGCAGAAGGCCTGAAACTGGGCGACGGCCTGGCCGAAGGCACGACCTTGGGCCCCCTCGCCAACGCGCGCCGCGTGACGGCGATGGCGAAGATGGTCGAGGATGCGCAGGCAAAAGGCGCGATCGTCGCGACGGGCGGCAAGCGCGTGGGCGACGCCGGCAACTTCTTCGCGCCGACCATCCTCGCGGACGTGCCGCTGGAAGCGTCGATCTTCAACGACGAGCCGTTCGGCCCCGTCGCCGGCATCCGCGGCTTCGACAGCCTCGAGGACGCCATCGCGGAAGCGAACCGCCTGCCGTACGGCCTGGCCGGTTACGCGTTCACGCGCTCCATCAAGAACGCGCACCTGCTGATGAACCGCGTGGAAGTGGGCATGTTGTGGATTAACCAGCCGGCCACGCCGAGCGCCGAGCTGCCGTTCGGCGGCGTCAAGGATTCCGGCTACGGTTCCGAAGGCGGTCCGGAAGCGCTGGAAGCCTACCTCAACACGAAGGCCATCTCGATGGTGGGCGTCTAA
- the kdgD gene encoding 5-dehydro-4-deoxyglucarate dehydratase has product MNPQELKQVMSSGLLSFPITDFDAEGNFRKSTYIERLEWLAPYGATALFAAGGTGEFFSLTHDEYSQVIKTAVDTCAGKVPILAGAGGPTRSAIAFAQEAERLGAKGVLLLPHYLTEASQDGLVAHVEEVCKSVNIGVVVYNRAQCRLTPESLEQLADRCPNLIGFKDGIGDIELMVSIWRRMGDRFSYLGGLPTAEVYAAAYKALGVPVYSSAVFNFMPQLAMDFYHAVAKDDHATTNRLLDEFFLPYLAIRNRKAGYAVSIVKAGARLVGHDGGPVRAPLTDLTEEEHAMLDQLIKKQNVR; this is encoded by the coding sequence ATGAATCCGCAAGAACTCAAGCAAGTGATGTCGTCCGGCCTGCTGTCCTTCCCCATCACCGACTTCGACGCCGAAGGCAACTTCCGCAAAAGCACCTACATCGAACGCCTGGAATGGCTGGCCCCGTACGGCGCCACCGCCCTGTTCGCGGCCGGCGGCACCGGTGAATTCTTCTCGCTGACGCATGACGAGTACTCGCAGGTGATCAAGACGGCCGTCGACACGTGCGCAGGCAAGGTGCCCATCCTGGCCGGTGCCGGCGGCCCGACCCGCAGCGCGATCGCGTTCGCGCAGGAAGCCGAGCGCCTCGGCGCGAAAGGCGTGCTGCTGCTGCCGCACTACCTGACGGAAGCGAGCCAGGATGGCCTCGTCGCGCACGTGGAAGAAGTCTGCAAGTCGGTGAACATCGGCGTCGTCGTATACAACCGCGCGCAATGCCGCCTCACGCCGGAATCGCTGGAACAGCTGGCCGACCGCTGCCCCAACCTGATCGGCTTCAAGGACGGCATCGGCGACATCGAACTGATGGTGTCCATCTGGCGCCGCATGGGCGACCGCTTCAGCTACCTGGGCGGCCTGCCGACCGCGGAAGTCTACGCCGCGGCCTATAAAGCGCTGGGCGTGCCGGTGTACTCGTCGGCCGTCTTCAACTTCATGCCGCAACTGGCGATGGACTTCTATCACGCCGTCGCGAAGGACGACCACGCGACGACCAACCGCCTGCTGGACGAATTCTTCCTGCCGTACCTGGCGATCCGCAACCGCAAGGCCGGCTACGCCGTGTCGATCGTGAAGGCGGGCGCACGCCTCGTCGGCCACGACGGCGGTCCGGTGCGCGCGCCGCTGACCGACCTGACGGAAGAAGAACACGCCATGCTCGATCAACTGATCAAGAAGCAGAACGTGCGCTGA
- a CDS encoding glycoside hydrolase family 2 protein encodes MRSQTATLNRTALIRLAARAAMALAILTGVVHSATAAAAAEQPAARQRQNFNAGWRFHLGDIGGAEKVDFDDRDWQAVGLPHSFSTPYFQAPEVYVGYGWYRKDLVLPAVPAGRRWTLEFEAAFQTADVYANGRRIARHRGGYTGFPVDLTAALHPGRNVIAVRVDNIWDPTLAPRAGEHIFTGGIYRDVWLVTTDDVHVPWTGTAVTTPGLSGRSGAVRVATEVRNDGRKPVKVRVRTRIADGRGATVAVLPDAAVQVPPGRTLDVAQESARLAGLKLWSPETPTLYRAVTTLDVAGRQRDRFETEFGFRTIKWTADQGFFLNGEHRYFRGANVHQDQAGWGDAVTNAAMDRDVQLMKDAGFDFIRGSHYPHDPHFAEATDRLGLMFLPEAPFWGTAGMKSPWSRSAYPPEPEYRAAFEESVKQQLAELIRINRNHPSIVAWGMDNEVFFTDKETLPHVRKLLADEVALSHQLDPSRPAAVDGVQRGEMDRIGDIAGYNGDGAVLFPNPGIPNFVAEYGSTISDRPGEYDPGWGDIERTPGAKAGEPATWRFPWRAGEAVWAGFDHGSIAGKFGSMGLVDYARLPKRSWYWYRNAYRGIAPPAWPQPGKPAALRVTASSPVIRHADGTDDVQLVVTVVDANGKALSDSPPVHLALEAGPGELPTGRSIAFTPTGDIPIRDGQAAIAMRSWQRGTTRIRATSLGLADGVLTVETVDGPRFVEGSTPLAADRPYVPRKMEVGPEQAFGLKNPTQASSSAAGQLPSLANDGDATTWWAPAEDDAAPSIAIDPERIVNYRRLAVRFAPGRRCDVTAEAQDAGGVWQVLADVPATADTFDVPVRAVTGRRLRLRLTAPPGRTCAIADIGITGTPATFW; translated from the coding sequence ATGCGTTCGCAGACGGCGACCCTTAACCGGACGGCCCTGATCCGCCTGGCGGCACGCGCCGCGATGGCGCTTGCCATTTTGACCGGCGTGGTTCATTCCGCAACCGCGGCCGCCGCCGCCGAACAACCGGCCGCGCGCCAGCGGCAGAATTTCAACGCCGGCTGGCGCTTCCACCTCGGCGACATCGGCGGCGCCGAGAAGGTCGACTTCGACGACCGCGACTGGCAGGCAGTGGGCCTGCCGCACAGCTTCAGCACCCCCTATTTCCAGGCACCCGAGGTGTACGTCGGCTACGGCTGGTACCGCAAGGACCTCGTGCTGCCGGCCGTTCCCGCGGGACGCCGCTGGACGCTCGAATTCGAAGCCGCGTTCCAGACCGCTGACGTGTATGCCAACGGCCGCAGGATCGCGCGCCACCGCGGCGGCTATACCGGTTTCCCCGTCGACCTCACGGCCGCGCTGCATCCGGGACGCAACGTGATCGCCGTCCGCGTCGACAACATCTGGGACCCGACGCTCGCGCCGCGCGCCGGCGAACATATCTTCACCGGCGGCATCTACCGCGACGTCTGGCTCGTCACGACGGACGACGTGCACGTCCCCTGGACCGGCACGGCCGTCACGACGCCGGGCCTGTCGGGCCGCAGCGGCGCCGTGCGCGTGGCGACGGAAGTGCGCAACGACGGCCGCAAACCGGTCAAGGTCAGGGTGCGCACCCGTATCGCCGACGGCCGCGGCGCCACCGTCGCCGTGCTGCCCGACGCGGCGGTCCAGGTGCCGCCGGGACGCACGCTGGACGTCGCGCAGGAATCCGCGCGGCTCGCCGGCCTGAAGCTGTGGAGCCCCGAGACCCCGACCTTGTACCGGGCCGTCACCACGCTCGACGTGGCGGGACGCCAGCGCGACCGCTTCGAGACGGAATTCGGCTTCCGCACCATCAAATGGACCGCCGACCAGGGCTTTTTTCTCAACGGCGAGCACCGCTATTTCCGCGGCGCGAACGTGCACCAGGACCAGGCCGGATGGGGCGACGCCGTGACGAATGCCGCCATGGACCGCGACGTTCAGCTGATGAAGGACGCCGGCTTCGACTTCATCCGCGGCTCGCACTATCCCCACGACCCGCACTTCGCCGAGGCGACGGACCGCCTCGGCCTGATGTTCTTGCCGGAGGCGCCGTTCTGGGGCACGGCCGGGATGAAGAGCCCGTGGAGCCGGTCCGCCTATCCGCCCGAGCCCGAATACCGGGCCGCGTTCGAGGAGAGCGTGAAGCAGCAGTTGGCGGAACTCATCCGCATCAACCGCAACCACCCGTCGATCGTCGCGTGGGGCATGGACAACGAAGTCTTCTTCACCGACAAGGAGACCCTGCCGCACGTGCGCAAGCTGCTGGCGGACGAGGTGGCGCTGTCGCACCAGCTCGATCCGAGCCGGCCCGCGGCCGTCGACGGCGTGCAGCGGGGCGAGATGGACCGCATCGGCGACATCGCCGGCTACAACGGCGACGGTGCCGTGCTGTTCCCGAATCCCGGCATCCCCAACTTCGTCGCGGAATACGGCTCGACCATCTCGGACCGGCCGGGCGAGTACGACCCGGGCTGGGGCGACATCGAACGCACGCCGGGCGCGAAAGCAGGGGAGCCGGCCACGTGGCGTTTCCCGTGGCGTGCCGGGGAGGCCGTGTGGGCCGGGTTCGACCACGGCTCCATCGCGGGCAAGTTCGGTTCGATGGGCCTCGTCGATTATGCCCGGCTGCCGAAGCGCAGCTGGTACTGGTACCGCAACGCGTACCGCGGCATCGCGCCTCCCGCGTGGCCGCAGCCGGGCAAGCCGGCGGCGCTGCGCGTGACCGCGAGCAGTCCCGTCATCCGCCATGCGGACGGCACGGACGACGTGCAGCTCGTCGTGACCGTCGTCGACGCCAACGGCAAGGCGCTGTCCGACAGCCCGCCGGTCCATCTGGCGCTGGAAGCGGGGCCGGGCGAACTGCCGACGGGACGCAGCATCGCCTTCACCCCGACCGGCGACATCCCGATCCGCGACGGCCAGGCGGCCATTGCCATGCGCAGCTGGCAGCGCGGCACGACGCGCATCCGCGCGACGTCGCTTGGCCTCGCCGACGGCGTACTGACGGTGGAAACGGTGGATGGGCCGCGCTTCGTGGAAGGCAGCACGCCGCTGGCGGCCGACCGGCCTTACGTGCCGCGCAAGATGGAAGTGGGGCCGGAACAGGCGTTCGGACTGAAGAACCCGACGCAGGCAAGTTCGAGCGCGGCCGGCCAGCTGCCGTCGCTGGCGAACGACGGTGACGCCACGACGTGGTGGGCGCCGGCGGAAGACGATGCGGCACCGTCGATCGCCATCGACCCGGAGCGCATCGTGAACTACCGCCGGCTGGCCGTGCGGTTCGCGCCGGGCCGGCGCTGCGACGTGACCGCGGAAGCGCAGGACGCCGGCGGCGTGTGGCAGGTGCTGGCCGATGTGCCGGCAACGGCCGACACGTTCGACGTGCCGGTGCGCGCCGTCACGGGACGGCGCTTGCGGCTGCGCCTGACGGCCCCGCCGGGCAGGACCTGCGCGATCGCCGACATCGGCATCACGGGGACGCCGGCGACCTTCTGGTGA
- a CDS encoding GGDEF domain-containing protein, with protein sequence MQPSHDHLRPVAGLDLKDALLVGALVTVCSIFGIYTAPPGVLAAFWPTNAVLVGLLLRRAHPPTAAHWLAAVAGYIVADIHMGHGWPKTLMLTTTNLMGVSVCYGLLKRMSDDMRGLRHPRSMLRFVLVALCGAAAAGIGGTVIHPALFGGTRAYGFLFWFSTELVNYIAILPVLLTMPDLARRLAGRTRRSDAAGWRIGHLAPLAAFAGSLWLETQLGGPGVISFPIPAMLWCALTYSLFATAGITLLFSMWTLLAIASGMLAIGAAVDTPQAIMSLRVGVTLTALAPLAVASVMVARNELLARLQHAASHDPLTQVLNRGGFMARADSVRATVVLMMDIDYFKKVNDTHGHAAGDEVLIHFARVAAGCLRAGDVLGRLGGEEFAVLLPDCAPEDARAIAQRICDAFAAQPVVLEGGVRLHATVSIGLGCRDAPDTPIGTLLSQADAALYSAKHAGRNRVVLA encoded by the coding sequence GTGCAACCCTCCCATGACCACCTTCGACCGGTTGCCGGCCTCGACCTGAAAGACGCGCTGCTCGTCGGCGCGCTCGTCACCGTCTGCTCCATCTTCGGCATCTACACGGCGCCGCCGGGCGTGCTGGCCGCGTTCTGGCCGACGAACGCCGTCCTCGTCGGTCTGCTGCTGCGGCGCGCGCATCCGCCCACGGCCGCGCATTGGCTGGCCGCCGTCGCCGGCTACATCGTCGCCGACATCCATATGGGGCACGGCTGGCCCAAGACCCTGATGCTCACGACGACCAACCTGATGGGCGTATCCGTCTGTTACGGGTTGCTGAAGCGGATGAGCGACGACATGCGCGGCCTGCGCCATCCGCGCTCGATGCTGCGCTTCGTGCTGGTGGCGCTGTGCGGCGCGGCGGCGGCCGGGATAGGCGGCACCGTCATCCATCCCGCGCTGTTCGGCGGCACGCGCGCCTACGGCTTCCTGTTCTGGTTTTCGACGGAACTCGTGAACTACATCGCGATCCTGCCCGTGCTGCTGACGATGCCGGACCTGGCGCGCCGGCTCGCGGGGCGTACGCGCCGCAGCGATGCGGCCGGCTGGCGGATCGGCCACCTCGCGCCGCTGGCCGCCTTCGCCGGTAGCCTGTGGCTGGAGACGCAGCTGGGCGGACCGGGCGTGATCTCGTTCCCGATTCCCGCCATGCTGTGGTGCGCGCTGACGTACAGCCTGTTCGCCACGGCCGGCATCACCTTGCTGTTCTCGATGTGGACCCTGCTCGCGATCGCCAGCGGCATGCTCGCGATCGGCGCCGCGGTGGATACCCCGCAAGCGATCATGTCGCTGCGCGTCGGCGTAACGTTGACCGCGTTGGCCCCGCTGGCCGTCGCGAGCGTGATGGTGGCCCGCAATGAGCTGCTGGCGCGGCTGCAGCACGCGGCCTCGCACGATCCGCTGACGCAGGTGCTCAACCGCGGCGGCTTCATGGCGCGCGCGGACAGCGTGCGGGCGACCGTCGTGCTGATGATGGATATCGATTATTTCAAGAAGGTCAACGATACCCACGGCCACGCGGCCGGTGACGAGGTGCTGATCCATTTCGCGCGGGTGGCCGCAGGGTGCCTGCGCGCCGGCGACGTGCTCGGCCGCCTCGGCGGGGAAGAATTCGCCGTGCTGCTGCCCGACTGCGCGCCGGAGGATGCGCGCGCGATCGCACAGCGCATCTGCGACGCGTTCGCGGCGCAGCCGGTGGTGCTGGAGGGCGGCGTGCGCCTGCACGCCACCGTCAGCATCGGCCTGGGCTGCCGGGACGCCCCGGACACGCCCATCGGCACGTTGCTGTCGCAGGCCGACGCGGCGCTGTACAGCGCCAAGCACGCCGGCCGCAACCGCGTCGTCCTCGCTTAG